CCCGTGGCTCTCGCCTCGTCTGCCTTCTGGGCGTAGATCGTGCGCGTGGATGCCATCTTGAGGATTGCTGCCGCTTCGCGCGCCGCTGCCCCGTCCACTACGTCGGACAGGTGGTGGACCACCGCCACGAAGGACAGGCCCAGGCGGCGGCCGAACTTCAGCAAGCGCTGGAAGAGTTGGGCCACGAACGGGCTGTTGATGATGTGCCAGGCTTCCTCGACCAGGAAGATGCGCTTCTTTCGGTCCGGGCGGATCCAGGTGTGTTCCAGCCATACGCCGACGATCGCCATCAGGATCGGCATCGCGATGGAGTTGCGGTCGATGTGAGACAGGTCGAAGACGATCAGGGGCGCGTCCAGGTCGATGCCGACGGTCGTCGGACCGTCGAACATGCCGCGCAGGTCGCCGTCGACCAGGCGGTCCAGGACCAGGGCGACGTCCAGGCCCCATGCCCGTACATCGTCTATGTCCACGTTCATGGATTCGGCCGACTCGGGCTCCGGGTGGCGGAGTTGGTCCACGATGTCGGTGAGGATCGGCTGGCGCTCGACGATCGTCTCGTTGACGTAGGCGTGCGCGACCTTGAGGGCGAAGCCGGAGCGTTCGTCCAGGCCGTGGCCCATCGCCACTTCGATGATCGTGCGGAGGAGGGCGAGCTGGCCTGTTGTGGTGATCGCCGGGTCGAGCGGGTTCAGGCGGATGCCGCCGTCCATCGCCGTCATCGGGTCCAGGCGGATGGGAGTTATTCCCAGCTCCTGGGCGATCAGGTTCCACTCGCCGACGCCGTCCTCGCCCTGCGCGTCGAGGACCACGACCTGGCGGTCGCGGAAGCGGAGTTGGCGCAGGACGTAGGTCTTTTCGAGCGCTGACTTGCCGTTGCCCGACTCGCCCAGTACCAGCCAGTGCGGGGCCGGCAGTTGCTGTCCGTACAGCTGGAAGGGGTCGTAGATGTAGCCCTTGCCGGAGTACACCTCGCGGCCGATGATCACGCCGGAGTCGCCCAGACCCGGTGCGGCGGTGGGGAGATAGACCGCCTGGGCCTGGCCTGTCGACGTGCGTACGGGAAGACGCGTCGTCTCCACCTTGCCGAAGAGGAAGGCGGTGAAGGCGTCTGTGGCGGCGGACAGTGGGTCTCGCATGGCGGCACTGCCCCTATCGTCGGATGCCGGTCGCGAACGGCAAGGTGTTGACGAACGCCCGGTGGTGCTCGCGGTCGCACCACTCCAGCTTGAGGTAGGACTTGCCTGCGGATGCCCTGATCGTGCGCTTGTCGCGGGCCAGTGCTTCGGGGGAGCGGGAGGAGACCGTGATGTAGCCGACCAGGTTGACGCCGGCCGCTCCGCTCGCCAGGTCCTCGCCGCGCTGGTCGAGGCGGCCGTGGGCGGCGATGTCGCGGGGGTCGACCGTGCGGTTCATCTTGGCGGCGCGGCTTGCCTCCGCCTCGTCGTTCGTCTTCTCCGTGAGCATGCGCTCGATGGCGATCTCGGTGGGTTCGAGGTCCATGCAGACCGCGACCGTACGGATCACGTCCGGGGTGTGGACGAGGAGCGGCGCGAGGAAGTTCACGCCGACCGGGGTCATCGGCCACTCCTTCACCCAGGCCGTGGAGTGGCACCAGGGCGCGCGCGTCGAGGACTCGCGGGTCTTCGCCTGGAGGTACGTCGGCTCCATCGCGTCCAGCTCGGCCGGCCAGGCGTTGCGCTTGGTCATCGCCTGGATGTGGTCGATGGGGTGGTCCGGGTCGTACATCGAGTGCACCAGGGAGGCGAGGCGGCCCTGGCCCAGTGGCTGGCGTACACGGATGTCCGCCTCGGCGAGGCGCGCGCAGATGTCGGTCAGTTCGCGTGCCATGACCACGGCCAGGCCTGCGTCCTTGTCCAGCTTGCGGCCTGCCATGGGGCGGGCCGCGCGGGCCATCGCGTGGGCCTCGCCCGCGAGTTCACGGGTGTAGTGCATGCACGCGACCAGGTAGGCGCGGTGCTGCTCGCTGGAGGTCGACACCATCGACTGGAGCTGGTCGTACGACTCCCGGAGCCAGCCCGGGGAGCGGGTGTCGCCGCGCTGGGCGACGTCCTTCGCGTGTGCGTCCGGGTCGGCGGGGAGGGTGCGGGCCAGCATCTGGAGGCGGGTGACGAAGCCGTCGCCGTTCGCGACGTGCTTGAGGAGCGTGCCGAAGCGGTCGACCAGGGCTTCCTGGTCCTCGGAGTCGCGGAGGCCGACGCCCGGGCCCTCGATCTCGATCGCCGCCGTCACCGTACGGCGGTCCGCGTGGAGGAGGACCGCGATCTCGTCGGGGCCGAAGGGCGCCGCGAGCCAGTGGATGCGGCCGATGCCGGGGGGCGGGCCGATCTCGACCTCGCGGCCGTCGGCCCGTACGCCTGCCTCCATCGTGCCCGCGCGGTAGGCGGTGCCGCGGCGGAGGCTGCGCTTGTAACTCCGGTTGATTTCAAACCACTTGTAGAAGGTGCGGTGCTTGTACGGGACGTACACCGCGGCCAGCGCCAGGAGCGGAAAGCCCATGAGGAGGAGGATGCGGAGGAGCAGGACCTGGACGATCAGGCCGCTCATCATGCCGACGAAAGCTCCGGCGATGATCAGCGCGATCTCGCCGGTCTCGCGGTTCTTGCCGACGATCGCCGACGGGCGGGCCCGGCCGATCAGATACGTGCGGCGGGGCGCGATCTGCTGGGACTGGGAAGTCAACGCCCTCCACCTCCTGTGCTCTTGCGGTTGCCGTGCGGGGTGCCGCTGGTCGGGTTGTTGCTACGGGGCGGGGGTGCGGCGGAGGGGACAGATCCGCCGCCTCCCCCGCCACCGGAGTTGGGGTTGCGGCTGCTGTGCGCCGAGATCCCGCCGGAGACGGGGTTGGCCGGTCGGGCGCCGCCGCCGCTGTCGGGGCGGTTGTTGCCGCCTCCGCCGCCGTTGCCGCGGGAGGAGTGCGTCTTGATGCCCTGGGAGACGAGGGCGGCGGGGGAGGAGATGACCGCGGCCGCCTGGGCGCCGTCGGTGGCCTTGGAGCGGTTCGTACGGGCCGTGGCGATCTCGTCGCCGAAGCCGGGGACGAAGCGGTAGATCATGGCGCTGGCGAAGATGGCCAGGAGGATGATCGCGAGGCCGGAGACGACGGCGGAGAAGGAATCCGGGCCCTTGTCTCCGGAGAGGGCGCCTGCCAGGCCGAGGACGACGACGATGACCGGCTTGACCATGATCACCGCGATCATGATGCCTGCCCAGCGGCGGACGTGGCCCCACATGTTCTTGTCGACGAGGCCCGCGTAGACGGCCGTGCCGAGGAGGGCTCCGACATAGAGGAGGGCGGCTCTGATGACCAGTTCGAGCCAGAGGACGCCGGCCGCGAGGATCGAGACCAGGGAGACGACGATCAGCATGATCGGGCCGCCGCCGATGTCCGTGCCCTTCTTCAGCGCCTCGGAGAAGGAGCCGAAGAAGACGTCGGTCTGGCCGCCGGTGGCCGTCGAGATGACCTCGGTGACGCTGTCGGTGGCGGAGACGATCGTGTAGAGGATGAGGGGGGTGAAGGCGGAGGCGATGACGGTCAGCCAGAGGAAGCCGATCGCCTCGGAGAGGGCGGTGGCGAGGGGGACGCCGCGGATGGCTCGTTTGGCTACGGCGAGGAGCCAGAGGACCAGGGTCAGGACGGTGGAGGCCGCGAAGACGACGGCGTACTGGCGGAGGAAGGCGGCGTTGGTGAAGTCCACGTTGGCGGTGTTCTTCACGGCGTCGGAGAGCTTGGTGACGATCCAGGCAGCGGCGTCTGCGCAGCCCCTTGCCAGGGAGGAGAGGGGGTCGGTGGTGTCGCCGACCGTCCCGCCGGGGGCTACCGTGCCACCGCCCTTGTCGCCCTGGCAATAGGCCTTGGCCTCGCCGACGATGAGGTCGCAGTTGTTCTTGCTGGGAGATGGCGTGGGAGACGGCGTCGGCGCTGCGAAGGCGCGGCTCGCCAGCAGTACAGCCGCTGTCTGCACGGCGGTGAGCAGGGCGGCGGCTGTGAGAGCGCGCCGTGGGCTACCGGGCATACGTGAACCCTCCGAACTGCTCGACTGCCTTGGCGATCTCGTCGGCGTTGGAGGCCGTCCGGTCGGCGTTCACCGGGGCCGGGCCCTCCTTCTGGGAGAAGCTCTCGACTTTCCAGTCCCCGCTTACCCACTGAAGCTTGAGCGTCATGGTGAACCAGTCGTTGGTCACCGGGTTGGTGGAGCCGACCCCGGCGGTTCCGAACACTCCGGTGCACCAGACCTCGACGGTCGCGGAGTTGTCGGCGTACTGCGTGGTCTTCGTACCGACGGGGGCGGTACGGGAGACGTAGGTCATCCCGTGTGCCGCGTTGCCGTTCGCGTCCAGGCCGACCTTGTCCAGGAACTGCTTGTCGTAGGCCGTGTCGAACTTGGCGTCCAGGGCATTGACCTGGCTGGGAACGAACACCTGGCGCACGATCTCGTGACGGCGCTCGGGTTTGAGGATGTCGGAGGAGACGAGCGCGACGGCATAGTTCGCGCCGGCGGACTGCGCGCCCTGGTCACTCTTCGGGTACCCGGACGGGATCGATCCGTTCTTGCCGGTCACCGGCTTGGAGCCCGTCGGGGCCGTGGGGTTCGCGCCCGCCTTCTTGTCCGTGCTCGGGGAGTCGCTGTCTCCGCCGCCGCCCTGGTTCGCGAACGCGATAGCCGCGATGAGCAGCACCACCACGCCCACGACCGTGACGACCGAGCGCGACATCCTTGCCGCGGGGGGCCTGGTGCCCTCGCCCTCGGGCAGGCGGGTGCGAGTCGTGCCCGCGCCGCCGACGCTGTCGTAGCCGTGTTCGCGCTCGTCGCCGAGACTCATGACGCGTACGCCCCCTCAACCCTTCGCTGTGTTGCTGCGTTACGACGGTAGGTCGTGCACTGACGGGGGGTTAGACGGCCATCCCGTAAACGATGGTGAAGAGCGTGCCGAGTGAGCCGATGATGAAGACTCCGGTGAGGCCCGCCACGATCAGGCCTTTGCCCTGCTCGGCGCTGAAGGTGTCCCGGAGTGCTGTCGCACCGATGCGTTGTTTCGCCGCGCCCCAGATCGCGATGCCGAGGCAGAGCAGGATGGCGACGGCCATCACCACCTCCACCATGACGCGCGCCTCGTTGCCCAGGCTCCCGAACGGCCCCCAGTTCGGGGCGATTCCGCCGATGATGGTGTTGATGTCGCCCTTATCGGCTGCCAGGTACATGTTCAAGTCACCGCCTCTGTCGGGTAGTTCGCTGCCCATGCTCCGCGGCATGGACACGCACTATCTTCGCTGATGAAACCGCCCCCGTGTGTCGCCCGGCGGCTCTCTTTACCCGCATCCCCGCACGTATGTCCGAGAAGGCGGTCCTGACCTGCGACGCCGACCGGATGTATGCGGGAACACGTATGGTCACTCTGTGTATCACGGGGGGTGACGCCGGGCAATGATTGGCGTTATCCACCTCGGCGCTGTCGCAGGAAGGGGCGGGGGGCGTGCCGTTTTCGATGAGGCTGAGAGGCCACTGGCTGTAGTCGATTACCAGCCGGAGTGGCCGGATGAGTACGCGGCGGTGGTCCGGCGGGTGCGGGCGGGGCAGGTGGGGTGGGAGGTGTCTTGAGGGTCTGGAGGCAATGGCTTTCAACTCCCGTTGCCTGTCGGTAGGTTCGGGTCGACAGGTTGTTCGAGGAGAGGGACTTTCACTGTGCGCACGTCCAGCCGTCGACTGATGTCCGCACTCGCCACCGCGGCCGCCGGTGCTGCGGTCGACGCCCAGTGGCGCTACGGCTCCGGGCCGGCCGTCACTCGGTGCCGTCGTAGGACTGGAACCCGATGGTGACGGTCACCTCGCCGGGGACCGGCTCCGGCTTCGGGCGGTCCGGGGTGTCGAGCACCGGTAGGCGGTGGTTCTCGACACGGATGCGCGGGAGCGTCAGGCCGAAGTGGGACCCGACCGCCCGGAGCGTCCGGACCGCCGCCGTACGGCCCCTGTGGCCCTCGTCCCATACGTCGGTGAACCGGCCCTCGGCGTCGAGGAGCCCCGCCTCGGTCAATGCGGGGTCCAGCAGGGCGGGTTCAGTGCCCGTACGGGACAGGGTGCCGGCGTAGTGGCCGGGGAAGCCCGGTTCGACGGCCAGGGTGCACAGCTCCTCGCCGCCGGGTCCGGTGCAGGTGACGTGGAGCGCGTCGGAGCGGCGCTGCCAGATCGTGACGCCGGGGACGGAGAGGTCTCCGGTCGCAGGGCGGTCGCCGGTGTTCTCCAGGGCGAAACTCCAGCCATTGCCGCAGGAGCCGAACACCGCGGTGGGGCGTTCCCTGTTCGGGGTGAACGCCTGGCGCAACCGGGATCGGGAGACGGCGGGGGCCGGGAGCACGGAGTCCGGGTCGGCGCCCAGGCGGCGGGCCAGCTCCTGCGCTGTGTGGGCGCGGGTGAACGTGAGGGCGTAGGAGGAGGAGAAGACGTGCGTCGGCAGCCAGTCGATGCCGTCCGAGGGAGCGGGCGTCGGTTCCACGTCCAGTGAGCCGCCCTCGCGCGGGGTGGTGAGGATGCTGCGGGCCCGCTCCGGGGTGATCAGGGGGCCGAGGTACGGGTCGGCCAGCAGCTCGACCGGGGCGATGTGCTCGGCGGTCAATGGGCGCCACAGCGGGAGCACTTCGCGCGCCAGCACCTCCCACGCCTCGTCCTCCTGACCCCAGATCGCCAGCTCGCGGGCGCGCGGGACCGCGGCGACGCAGGCGGGCTCGAAGGTGCCGTCGAGGAAGCGCCGGCGGTAGGGGGCGAGGGCCGGGTCGGTGCTGGTGTGGCCGTGGTCCTCGCGCTCGGCGAGGAGCGCGTACACCGGTAGGACCGCTTTGGTGAGGAAGTGGCCGTCGGCGGGGAGGAGGCGGCGGGGGTCCGGGAGCATGTACGTACTCCCCTGCATGACCCGCGTCTGGAAGAGGTACACGTCGGCCGCCGGGCGGCCGAAGGCCTTGGCGTCCTCGAGCGCGGCCACCGCCTCGTCGAGCCGCCCCGCCAGTAGGTCGAGGCGGGCCTGCTCGATCTGGGCGTCGAGGCGGTCCGCCGTGGCGCCCTCGGGGTTACGGAGGTTGTGGAAGCTCTGGTAGAGCGCGTACATGAGGTGGCCGAAGGACTCGTAGCGCTCGGGCGGGCTCGCGCGCCAGCTCGCGTAGTCGTACGCCGCCCACTCGCCGTCCTCGTTGATGTCCTCCGGGTCGAGCATGAGGTCGTTCATGTCGCTCTCGACGGAGAGCTGGAGCGCGCGGCGCCACATCTCGGCGGCGAACAGTTCGTCCTCGTCCGGGTCTTCGCCCAGGTCCTCGTGGGCCCACTCGTCGAAGGCCTCGAAGGACATGCCGACGTCCTCGTAGCGGGCGACCTGGGTGGTCCCCGCCATCAGATCGACGAACTCGCCCGCCCAGCGCCAGCCGTTGGAGACCTTGAGGAAGGCGCGGTAGGAGGGCGGGAGCGGAGTGCCCGTGCACGCCTCGAGCGCCGCTATCTCCTCGTCGGTGGCAGGGTCGAAGCCGAGCCGGCCCGGCGGCTCGTCGTGCACCTCGTGCCACTCGTCGCTCCATGTACGGAGGAAAGCGGCCCAGTCGTCGATCTTCTGCGTACCCATGAACCCAGCGTGCCGGACACCACTGACAATGCGGCCGGTCGGCGGCGGAACGGGTCAGTCCAGATCCCCCGGGACCAGCGAGTGCACCACCAGGTCGACGCGGCCGTCGTGCACCGTGCCCGCGTTGCGCAGGACGCCCTCCTCCGTGAGGCCCGCCTTCAGGGCGACCCTGCGCGACGCGGTGTTCTCGGTGGCCGCGCGCAGCTCCATGCGCTGGAAGTGCTGGTCGGTGAGCAGCCACCGGCCGATGGCCCGGGTGACCTCCACGGCGATTCCGCGGCCGCGGGCCCAGGGCGCGACCCAGTAGCCGATCTCGCTGACCTGCGCTTTCCAGTCCGTACGGTTGAGCCCGACCGCGCCGGCGAGGCGGCCGCCGTCCGCCGCGTCCGTGATCGCGAACTGGATTCCGTCGCCCGAGGTCCGCAGGTCCTCCGCGACCTTCGTGCACCAGGCGGTCGCGTCGTCGAGCGTGTACGGCGAGGGCAACGGCAGCCAGCGCTGGGTCAGTTCGTCCGAGCAGCCCTTCTGGGCGTCCTCGATGTCCTCCGGCGTGAAGGGGCGCAGGGTGAGGGTGCCGGTGTGCAGCACGGTCTCCGGGAAAATAATGCTCATGGCAGACCGTATCCCGGCTGGGCATGATGGGTGCATGGATGATCAGCAGAGAGCCTTTCCCTCGACGACCGCTGCCGACCGTGAGTCGCTGACCCAGTTCCTGCAGTACCAGCGCGAGACGCTGATGATGAAGTGCACCGGGCTGAACGTCGAGCAGCTGCGGGAGGCCGCCGTCCCGCCCTCGGGGATGACGCTGCTCGGGCTCGTACGGCACATGGCCGAGGTGGAGCGGAGCTGGTTCCAGGAGGACTTCCGGGGCGACCCGGTGACCACCGCGTGGAAGGGGTTCGAGGTCGCGGACGCCGATCCCGCCGAGGCGTTCCGGGTGTGGGACGCGGCCTGTGCCGTCTCGCGGGAGATCGTGGACGGGGCGGAGTCGCTCGACGTGCGGGTCCAGATCGGCGGTGAGCCCCACTCGCTGCGCTACATCGTGACGCACATGATCGAGGAGTACGCCCGCCACAACGGCCACGCGGACTTCCTGCGCGAGCGCATCGACGGGACCACGGGCGAATGATCACCGTGCGGGAGCTGTACGTGTACCCGGTGAAGGGGTGCGCGAAGGTCGCCGTCGCGTCCGCCCGGGTGGGGGACATGGGGCTGAAGCACGACCGTACGTTCATGGTCGTCGACGCCGTGGACGGGTCCTTCCGGAGCCAGCGCAAGCTGCCGGGGATGGCCGTCGTACGGGTTGAAGTGCTCCGTCTGGGCCGGGAGTTGATGCTGAGCGCGCCCGGTGTGGAGTCGCTGCGCGTCGGGGTCGATCCCGATGGCGTACGGCTGCCCGTCAGTCTCTTCGACCGGCCCGTCGGGGACGGGGTCGATCAGGGGGACGCCGCTGCGGAGTGGTTCTCCGAGGTGCTGGGGGCCAAGTCCCGGCTGGTGCGCGTGCCGCCAGGGTTCGACCGCGACGGGTGGGGCGAGGTGCCGGGGAAGGTCGGGTTCGCCGATGCGCACGCGCTGTCGGTCAACTCCGTCGCCTCGCTGGACGACCTCAACGCGCGGATAGCCGAGCGCGGCGGTGCCGATCCCGTCGGCCTCGACCGCTTCCGGCCCAACATCGTGCTGGAGGGGTCCGACGAACCCCACTTCGAGGACCGGATCAGGCGGATGACCGTCGGGACCGTTCAACTCGCCTATGCCGTACGGGCGATGCGCTGCAACGTCCCGCTCGTCGACCAGGTCACCGGGCGCCGCGCCGGACCCGAACCGGTCCGCACGCTGGCCGGCTACCGGCGGGAGCCGGCGTACGACAACAAGGTCAGCTTCGGGATGAAGGCGGCCGTGGTGCGGGGTGGAGTGCTGAGCGTCGGCGATCCGGTCGATGTGACCCGCTGGGAGGCGTGAGCGCTCAGGTCACCGGGCCCTGGCCGTCGAGTTCGGCGAAGTGGTCGAACTCGCCTGCCTGGACGCCGAGTACGAACGCGTCCCACTTCTTCTGGGTCGTCGTGACGACGTTTTCGGGGTCGCTCGTCTCGCGGAGGTAGACCAGGTCGCCGGGGCCGAAGGCGATCTCGATCCAGGGGCCCGGACCCTCCTCGCCCTCGGGGGCCGCACGGATCCAGTCGAGGTCGGCGGGGATGTCGGACACGGTGCTCCTCGGGCGGGCGGCGGTGAACAGGGCGTGGCGCCAGGCTAGTACGTCTTGATCCGGCGGGTACGGGGTGGGAATGTCGGGCCCGTGGACGGACTCAAGGATCACGACCCCGCGCACATAGGTGCCTTCGCGCTGGTCGGCCGGCTGGGCGCCGGGGGCATGGGGCAGGTCTATCTGGGGCGGTCGCCGGGTGGGCGGCTGGTGGCCGTGAAGGTGATCAGGGACGAGATCACCGACCATCCCGAGACGCTCGCCAGGTTCCGGCGCGAGGTCAAGACCGTGCGGGCGGTGCGCAGTCCGTACACCGCGGGGCTCGTCGACGCCTCGCTCGACGAGGCGCCGTACTGGCTCGCCACCGAGTACGTGGAGGGACCCACCCTGCGCGACGCCGTGCGCGAGCGCGGGGCGTTCCCGGCCGTCACCTGCCGGGGGGTGTTCGCGGCGCTCGCGGAGGGCCTTGCGAGCGTCCATGCGTACGGGGTGACGCACCGCGATCTGAAGCCGGGGAACGTCATGCTGGGCGCCCAGGGGCCCCAGTTGATCGACTTCGGGATCGCGCGGGGCGTGAGCGACGACGTACTGACCATGGCGGGGCAGTCGTTGGGGACGCCGGGCTATGCGGCGCCCGAGGTGATCCTGCGCAACGAGGTCGGGCCCGCCGCCGATGTCTTCGCGCTGGGCGCGACCATGGCGTACGTGGCCACCGGGCGGGCGCCGTTCGGGGTCGGGGAGGCCGCGGGGATCGGCTATCGCGTCGTGCACGAGGAGATTGGGCTCGACGGGGTCGAGGAGGAGCTCGGCGCGCTCATCAAGGCATGCGTGGCCAAGGAGCCGGGGGAGCGTCCTGGGCTCGACGAGGTGATCGCGCGGTGCGGAGTGCGGTCCGCGCTGGTCGACGACGCGTTCTACCGGGGCGTGCGGACGGAGCGGGCGCAGGAGCCGGAGGGGGACGAGCCGACGCTCGTCGCGCCCGTCGCCGCTCCTGAGGCTGTGCGGCCCCGGAGGCGGCGGGTCTGGCGGGCGGTGGTCGTGGCGGGGCTCGTGGTGGTCGCGGCGGCCGTGTCCGCCGTGGAGTTGAGGCCTCCCGGGGGAGGCGACGGCGGCAAGGGCGGTGGCGGGAGCGTCCCCAAGGTGCCCGGGCACGTCGAGGCCGTCTCCGCCGTGAAGGGGAAGTGGTCCTCCCGTACGCAGGACTGCGACCCGAGCGCCGAGGAGCCCGTCTCGCAGGGGCAGACCGTGGTGCAGGGGAGCGGGCGGTCGATCGTGAATCCGAACGCGATGACGGGGAAGGCGCGGATCCAGTTCCGGCTGCGCGGGGTGGACACCCCCTCGGACGCCTCGAAGCCGTACTACGTGTCCCTGCTCGTACGTCCGCCGCACCACGACGACCGCGGCTACGCGACCAAGCCGGTGAACCTCTTCGCCAAGGGCGTGAAGGGGGCGCTGGAAGGGATCACGGTGACGTATCCGGACGACTTCACCCAGCGGTCCGCGGGGAAGACACGCGCGGCGATCCCGCTCTCCGCGGACCCGGGCGACTGGACGCTGCTGGTGGGGCATGTGAAGTCGGAGAAGGAGTACGCGGTGATCCTCTGCGGGGGATTTCAGGGCGGATAGGCGCGGATGGGCTGTACTGGCCGGGGTGATGGGGGAGGGTTGGTGCGTGCGCAAAGTCTGGGTGGTCGGTGGGGCCGGGGTCGGGCTGTTCCTGGCCTTCGTCGCGCTGCTCGTCGTCGGTACGTACTCGGCCGCGGCCGGGATGAACGGCGGCGGTGCGAAGGGTGCGGTCGGGCTGGCGAAGGGCGCGGTGCCCGCGATGTACCAGCCGCTGGTGCAGAAGTGGGGCAACCTCTGCCCGGCGATCAACCCGGCGCTGCTGGCCGCGCAGTTGTACCAGGAGAGCGGCTGGCGGTCCGATGCGAAGTCGCCGGCCGACGCGCGGGGGATAGCGCAATTCATCCCCGGAACCTGGGCGACGCACGGGATCGACGGGAACGGTGACGGGAAGAAGGACATCTGGGATCCGGCGGACGCGATTCCGTCGGCGGCCTCGTACGACTGCGAGCTGGCGAGCTACGTGAAGAAGGTGCCGGGCGACCAGAGCGACAACATGCTGGCGTCGTACAACGCGGGGGCGTACGCCGTCATCAAGTACGGGGGCATCCCGCCGTACCGGGAGACGCAGAACTACGTCAAGATCATCCGGTCCCTGGAGAAGAGCTTCGCCCGGCCGGTGGGCGGAGTCGCCCCGTCCCAGCAGGCCGCCTCCGCCATCTACTACGCGCAGGAGAAGCTCGGGACGCCCTATCTGTGGGGCGGGAACGGGACCGCCGACCAGGGCGGGCGCTTCGACTGCTCGGGGCTGACGAAGGCCGCGTACCACAGCGTGGGGATCGAGCTGCCGCGCGTCGCCAACGACCAGTACAACGCCGGGCCGCACCCGTCGAGGGACCAACTCCTCCCGGGTGACCTGGTGTTCTTCTCGGACGATCTCGGGAACTCGCGCGCGATTCACCACGTTGGGCTGTATGTGGGAGGCGGGTACATGATCGACGCTCCGTACACGGGCGCCGTGATCCGCTTCGACAAGATCGACTCCCCGGACTACTTCGGGGCGACACGCGTGACGAAGGACGGAGCACAGGCAGTGGGGTCGGCCGCCGGATGAGGGTGCTGCTTTTCGGGGCGACCGGCATGGTCGGCCAGGGCGTGATGCGGGAGTGCCTGCGCGACGGGCGGGTGGAGAGCGTCCTCGCGGTCGTGCGCGCCCCGCTCGGCTTCACACATCCCAAGCTGCGTGCGGTGGTTCACGAGGACTTCGCGGACTTCTCCTCCCTGGAGGGCGAGTTCGCCGACGTGGACACCGTCTTCTACTGCCTCGGCGTCTCCTCGGTCGGCATGGGCGAGGACGCGTACCGGCGCATCACGTACGACTACACGCTCGCGGCGGCCCGCGCGCTGCCCGCCGACCCGGAGCTGACCTTCGTCTATGTCTCCGGCGAGGGCACGGACAGCACGGAGCAGGGCCGCTCGATGTGGGCGCGCGTCAAGGGCCGTACGGAGAACGAGCTCCTGGCGATGGACTTCCGCGCGTACATGTTCCGCCCCGGCTTCATCCAGGCCGTGCACGGAGCGACCTCGCGGACCAGGCTCTACCGGACGCTGTACGTCGTCATCGGCCCGCTCTACCCGCTGCTGCGGCGGCTGATCCCCCGCCATGTGACGACCACCGAGAACCTGGGCCGCGCGATGATCGCGGTCGTGGGGCGGGCCGGGGAGGGCGAGCGCGTTCTCGCCAGTCCGGAGATCAACAAGGCGGCGGCGGAAGCATAAACACCGCTGTGACGTGGCTTGAACTCTCCGTTACCGCCAGGCCCTGAGCTGCGACGATGAGTCACTCTTCGGTAACGTCATAGTGATCGTTCGGTGGAGAGTGGAACGGCGGGCCCCTCCAGGGCGTTCCCTGGACGGAGAACGTTGAAGACTGACCAACGGGGGTTGGTGGAAGCCGCGGTACAGCGCAGTACGGCGTAGGGACAAGGCAAGGGGCCGCAGCACATGGCTGGACTCGCGATCGATGGGTCGAACCCCGATGTCAGCCTGCTCTACGACATCAACGGCCTTGCGAAGGACGCCCCCGGGTG
The sequence above is drawn from the Streptomyces sp. NBC_01465 genome and encodes:
- a CDS encoding serine/threonine-protein kinase, which encodes MDGLKDHDPAHIGAFALVGRLGAGGMGQVYLGRSPGGRLVAVKVIRDEITDHPETLARFRREVKTVRAVRSPYTAGLVDASLDEAPYWLATEYVEGPTLRDAVRERGAFPAVTCRGVFAALAEGLASVHAYGVTHRDLKPGNVMLGAQGPQLIDFGIARGVSDDVLTMAGQSLGTPGYAAPEVILRNEVGPAADVFALGATMAYVATGRAPFGVGEAAGIGYRVVHEEIGLDGVEEELGALIKACVAKEPGERPGLDEVIARCGVRSALVDDAFYRGVRTERAQEPEGDEPTLVAPVAAPEAVRPRRRRVWRAVVVAGLVVVAAAVSAVELRPPGGGDGGKGGGGSVPKVPGHVEAVSAVKGKWSSRTQDCDPSAEEPVSQGQTVVQGSGRSIVNPNAMTGKARIQFRLRGVDTPSDASKPYYVSLLVRPPHHDDRGYATKPVNLFAKGVKGALEGITVTYPDDFTQRSAGKTRAAIPLSADPGDWTLLVGHVKSEKEYAVILCGGFQGG
- a CDS encoding C40 family peptidase, translating into MRKVWVVGGAGVGLFLAFVALLVVGTYSAAAGMNGGGAKGAVGLAKGAVPAMYQPLVQKWGNLCPAINPALLAAQLYQESGWRSDAKSPADARGIAQFIPGTWATHGIDGNGDGKKDIWDPADAIPSAASYDCELASYVKKVPGDQSDNMLASYNAGAYAVIKYGGIPPYRETQNYVKIIRSLEKSFARPVGGVAPSQQAASAIYYAQEKLGTPYLWGGNGTADQGGRFDCSGLTKAAYHSVGIELPRVANDQYNAGPHPSRDQLLPGDLVFFSDDLGNSRAIHHVGLYVGGGYMIDAPYTGAVIRFDKIDSPDYFGATRVTKDGAQAVGSAAG
- a CDS encoding NAD(P)H-binding protein — translated: MRVLLFGATGMVGQGVMRECLRDGRVESVLAVVRAPLGFTHPKLRAVVHEDFADFSSLEGEFADVDTVFYCLGVSSVGMGEDAYRRITYDYTLAAARALPADPELTFVYVSGEGTDSTEQGRSMWARVKGRTENELLAMDFRAYMFRPGFIQAVHGATSRTRLYRTLYVVIGPLYPLLRRLIPRHVTTTENLGRAMIAVVGRAGEGERVLASPEINKAAAEA